One Streptomyces sp. V4I8 genomic window carries:
- a CDS encoding M20/M25/M40 family metallo-hydrolase: MADQQALDEVVTFTSDLIRIDTTNGGGGDCQERPAAEYAAARLAEAGLEPTMLERTKGRTNVVARFEGTDPSADALLVHGHLDVVPAQAAEWSVHPFSGEIRDGVVWGRGAVDMKNMDAMILAVVRAWVREGVRPRRDVVIAFTADEEASAEDGSGFLADRHAGLFEGCTEGFSESGAFTVHDGSGRQIYPIAAGERGTGWVKLTARGRAAHGSRPNRENAVTRLAAAVTRIGAHEWPLRLTPTVRAALAELAALYGLEADLDDVDGLLEKLGPVAKLVEATVRNSANPTMLEAGYKVNVIPGEAVAYVDGRCLPGAEDEFRATLDELTGPDVDWEFHHREVALQSPVDSPTYARMRAAVEEFAPEGHVVPYCMPGGTDAKQFSRLGITGYGFSPLKLPEGYDYGAMFHGVDERVPVEALHFGVRVLDRFLRTA; the protein is encoded by the coding sequence ATGGCTGACCAACAGGCACTGGACGAGGTCGTGACGTTCACCTCGGACCTCATCCGCATCGACACGACCAACGGGGGCGGCGGCGACTGCCAGGAGCGGCCCGCCGCCGAGTACGCCGCCGCGCGGCTGGCCGAGGCGGGCCTGGAGCCCACGATGCTGGAGCGCACCAAGGGCCGTACGAACGTCGTCGCCCGATTCGAGGGCACCGACCCGTCGGCCGACGCGCTGCTCGTGCACGGTCATCTGGACGTGGTGCCCGCGCAGGCCGCCGAGTGGAGCGTGCACCCCTTCTCCGGGGAGATCCGCGACGGCGTGGTCTGGGGCCGGGGTGCGGTCGACATGAAGAACATGGACGCGATGATCCTGGCCGTCGTCCGGGCCTGGGTCCGGGAGGGCGTACGGCCCCGCCGGGATGTCGTGATCGCGTTCACCGCCGACGAGGAGGCGAGCGCCGAGGACGGCTCCGGATTCCTCGCCGACCGGCACGCGGGGCTCTTCGAGGGCTGTACCGAGGGCTTCAGCGAGTCCGGCGCCTTCACGGTGCACGACGGCAGCGGGCGGCAGATCTACCCGATCGCGGCGGGGGAGCGAGGCACCGGCTGGGTCAAGCTCACGGCCCGCGGGCGGGCCGCGCATGGCTCCCGGCCCAACCGGGAGAACGCGGTGACCCGCCTCGCCGCCGCAGTCACCCGCATCGGCGCCCACGAGTGGCCGCTCCGGCTGACCCCGACGGTCCGCGCCGCCCTCGCCGAACTCGCCGCGCTGTACGGCCTGGAGGCCGACCTGGACGACGTGGACGGCCTGCTGGAGAAGCTCGGCCCGGTGGCCAAGCTGGTCGAGGCGACCGTGCGCAACAGCGCCAACCCGACGATGCTGGAAGCCGGTTACAAGGTCAACGTCATCCCGGGGGAGGCCGTGGCCTACGTCGACGGCCGCTGTCTCCCGGGCGCCGAGGACGAGTTCCGTGCCACCCTCGACGAACTCACCGGGCCCGACGTGGACTGGGAGTTCCACCATCGCGAGGTGGCCCTCCAGTCGCCGGTGGACTCGCCGACGTACGCCAGGATGCGCGCCGCCGTCGAGGAGTTCGCGCCCGAGGGGCACGTCGTGCCGTACTGCATGCCCGGCGGCACGGACGCCAAGCAGTTCTCACGGCTCGGCATCACCGGCTACGGCTTCTCCCCGCTGAAGCTGCCGGAGGGCTACGACTACGGGGCCATGTTCCACGGCGTCGACGAGCGCGTGCCGGTGGAGGCGCTGCACTTCGGGGTACGCGTCCTCGACCGCTTTCTGCGCACGGCCTAG
- a CDS encoding M55 family metallopeptidase, with the protein MKILISADMEGATGVTWPADVLPGTPQWERCRGMFTSDVNAAALGFFDGGADEVVVNEAHWTMRNLLLERLDERVEMLTGRHKSLSMVEGVQHGDVDGIAFVGYHAGAGMEGVLAHTYLANSVTGVWLNDVRASEGLLNAHVVAEYGVPVVFVTGDDVACEDALGYAPEALKVAVKDHVSRYAAVCRTPARTAADIRAAAKEAAALAVRQTPVSDGPFTVALEFDAEHLAMAATVVPGVRRIGERKVAYTSERMYEGIRTFKAVTTIVSAAVEEQYG; encoded by the coding sequence ATGAAGATCCTGATCAGCGCCGACATGGAGGGTGCCACCGGCGTGACCTGGCCGGCCGACGTACTGCCCGGGACGCCGCAGTGGGAGCGGTGCCGGGGAATGTTCACCTCGGACGTCAACGCCGCTGCTCTGGGCTTCTTCGACGGGGGTGCCGACGAGGTCGTCGTCAACGAGGCCCACTGGACGATGCGCAATCTGCTGCTCGAACGGCTCGACGAGCGGGTGGAGATGCTCACCGGCCGGCACAAGTCGCTGTCCATGGTCGAGGGCGTGCAGCACGGCGACGTGGACGGCATCGCCTTCGTCGGCTACCACGCGGGCGCCGGCATGGAGGGCGTCCTCGCCCACACCTACCTCGCCAACTCCGTCACCGGGGTGTGGCTGAACGACGTACGGGCGAGCGAGGGGCTGCTGAACGCGCATGTCGTCGCCGAGTACGGCGTGCCCGTCGTGTTCGTCACCGGCGACGACGTGGCCTGCGAGGACGCGCTCGGGTACGCGCCCGAGGCGCTGAAAGTCGCCGTCAAGGACCATGTCTCGCGGTACGCGGCCGTGTGCCGTACGCCGGCCAGGACCGCCGCCGACATCCGGGCCGCCGCCAAGGAGGCGGCCGCGCTGGCGGTCCGTCAGACGCCGGTGAGCGACGGGCCGTTCACCGTCGCGCTCGAATTCGACGCCGAGCATCTCGCCATGGCCGCCACCGTCGTCCCGGGTGTCCGACGGATCGGGGAGCGGAAGGTGGCGTACACGAGCGAGCGCATGTACGAGGGAATCCGTACCTTCAAGGCGGTCACCACGATCGTCTCGGCCGCGGTGGAGGAGCAGTATGGCTGA
- a CDS encoding prolyl oligopeptidase family serine peptidase encodes MRTLAYGSWPSPIDAALAATHDGHPEYVGFVGDEAWWTEPRPTEGGRRTLVRRRADGTEESVLPAPWNVRSRVVEYGGQPWAGAVVDGRPLVVFVDFADQRLYRYEEGSEPRPLTPVSQVGGGLRWAEPQLRLGLGEVWCVLEEFTGDGPTDVRRVLAAVPLDGSAAEDRDGVRELTDVRHRFVTGPRISPDGRRAAWLAWDHPRMPWDGTELLVADVGADGTLGSARTFAGGPEESIAQVDWSGDGRLLYVSDRSGWWNLYRDGEPLCPREEEFGGPLWKPGLRWFAPLACGLVAVVHGRGSTALGVLDPETGEIVDAAGPWTEFEPTLAVYGERIAAVGASPRSAHEVVELDTCTGRARVIGAEHDDAVDPAYYPEPQIRTFTGPAGDEIHAHIYPPHNPGCVAPAETPPPFVVRAHGGPTSRAPLVLDLAIAYFTSRGIGVAEVNYGGSTGYGREYRNRLREQWGVVDVEDCAAVALALADEGTADRARLAIRGGSAGGWTTAASLTATDVYACGTILYPILDLAGWGDGETHDFESQYLESLVGPLAEVPARYAERSPAAHADRLTAPFLLLQGLDDVICPPAQCERFLARMQGRQVPHAYVAFEGEGHGFRRAETMIRVLESELSLYAQVFGLNPPGIPTLELTK; translated from the coding sequence GTGCGGACGCTGGCGTACGGTTCCTGGCCCTCGCCCATCGACGCGGCCCTCGCCGCCACCCACGACGGGCACCCCGAGTACGTGGGCTTCGTCGGCGACGAGGCGTGGTGGACCGAGCCACGGCCCACGGAGGGCGGCCGGCGCACCCTGGTGCGGCGTCGGGCCGACGGCACGGAGGAGTCCGTCCTGCCCGCCCCGTGGAACGTGCGCAGCCGGGTCGTCGAGTACGGCGGACAGCCCTGGGCCGGTGCGGTGGTCGACGGGCGGCCGCTCGTCGTCTTCGTCGACTTCGCCGACCAGCGGCTCTACCGGTACGAGGAGGGCAGCGAGCCGCGTCCGCTCACTCCCGTCTCGCAGGTGGGCGGTGGACTTCGCTGGGCGGAGCCGCAGTTGCGGCTCGGACTCGGCGAAGTGTGGTGCGTGCTGGAGGAGTTCACGGGGGACGGGCCCACCGATGTGCGGCGCGTCCTGGCCGCTGTCCCGCTGGACGGCTCGGCGGCCGAGGACCGGGACGGCGTACGCGAACTCACCGACGTCCGGCACCGGTTCGTCACCGGGCCGCGGATCTCGCCCGACGGGCGGCGAGCGGCATGGCTCGCCTGGGACCATCCGCGGATGCCGTGGGACGGCACGGAGCTGCTGGTCGCCGACGTCGGCGCCGACGGCACGCTCGGCAGCGCGCGGACCTTCGCCGGTGGGCCGGAGGAGTCGATCGCCCAGGTCGACTGGTCGGGCGACGGGCGGCTGCTGTACGTGAGCGACCGCAGCGGCTGGTGGAACCTCTACCGGGACGGTGAACCGCTGTGCCCGCGTGAGGAGGAGTTCGGCGGGCCGCTGTGGAAGCCGGGCCTGCGCTGGTTCGCCCCGCTGGCGTGCGGGCTCGTCGCCGTGGTGCACGGTCGCGGGTCGACCGCCCTCGGCGTGCTGGACCCCGAGACCGGCGAGATCGTCGACGCAGCGGGCCCCTGGACGGAGTTCGAGCCGACCCTCGCGGTGTACGGCGAGCGGATTGCCGCCGTCGGCGCCAGCCCGCGCAGCGCCCACGAGGTGGTCGAACTCGACACGTGCACCGGCCGGGCCCGGGTCATCGGCGCCGAGCACGACGACGCCGTCGACCCCGCCTACTACCCCGAGCCGCAGATCCGCACCTTCACCGGCCCCGCCGGGGACGAGATCCACGCGCACATCTACCCGCCCCACAACCCCGGTTGCGTCGCCCCCGCCGAGACACCGCCGCCGTTCGTCGTCCGGGCGCACGGCGGCCCCACCTCGCGGGCGCCCCTCGTGCTCGACCTGGCCATCGCCTACTTCACCTCGCGTGGCATCGGGGTCGCCGAGGTCAACTACGGCGGCTCCACCGGGTACGGCAGGGAGTACCGCAACCGGCTGCGCGAGCAGTGGGGCGTGGTCGACGTCGAGGACTGCGCGGCGGTCGCGCTCGCCCTCGCCGACGAGGGCACCGCCGACCGAGCCAGGCTCGCCATCCGCGGTGGCAGCGCGGGCGGCTGGACCACGGCCGCGTCGCTCACCGCCACCGACGTCTACGCCTGCGGCACCATCCTCTACCCCATCCTCGACCTGGCCGGCTGGGGCGACGGAGAGACCCACGACTTCGAGTCGCAGTACCTGGAGTCCCTTGTCGGACCGCTCGCCGAGGTGCCCGCACGCTACGCGGAACGCTCACCCGCCGCCCACGCCGACCGTCTCACCGCGCCCTTCCTGCTGCTCCAGGGCCTGGACGACGTGATCTGCCCGCCCGCGCAGTGTGAACGTTTCCTCGCCCGTATGCAGGGACGCCAGGTGCCGCACGCCTACGTCGCCTTCGAGGGGGAGGGGCATGGATTCCGGCGCGCGGAGACGATGATCCGGGTCCTGGAGTCCGAACTCTCCCTGTACGCCCAGGTCTTCGGGCTGAACCCGCCCGGCATCCCGACACTGGAGCTCACCAAGTGA